The genomic DNA CATGAGCCGGACCGCATCCTCGATGGGCATGCCCAGGACGTCGAAGTGACTGATGTCGAAATTGAGCCCAAGGTGGGGCGAGTCCATGCGTTCCACGAGCTGGACGGATTTCTCCGCGGTGTCCAGAGCGCATCCCACGTGGGCTTCCATGCCGATCACCACGCCGCTGTCCGCGGCATAGTCCACCAGTTCCCGGACCCGTTCGAAAATGAAGTCCTGCCTGGTTTCCCAGTCTTCCGGGGCGCCGCCCATTACCGTGTCCAGGACCGGCGCGCCGCGGCCGTCGCTCCATTCCGCGCAAAGGTCGACGGCGCGCTTCAGCAGGCGCATGTTCTCGCGATGGGCATCGGGGTCCTCTTCGAGGAGCGAGCGGTGGGCGGCGACGGCGGGCATGGCCAGGCCGTATCCGGCACAGAGCGCCTTGATGCGCCGCCGTTCACCGGCGTCGAGCCCGTCCACGGCCGTCGTGTAGTTCGGCAG from Gemmatimonadota bacterium includes the following:
- a CDS encoding sugar phosphate isomerase/epimerase — its product is MQIGYTTWGMPEVPVDQALSFLHDVGFDAVELTVLPNYTTAVDGLDAGERRRIKALCAGYGLAMPAVAAHRSLLEEDPDAHRENMRLLKRAVDLCAEWSDGRGAPVLDTVMGGAPEDWETRQDFIFERVRELVDYAADSGVVIGMEAHVGCALDTAEKSVQLVERMDSPHLGLNFDISHFDVLGMPIEDAVRLMAPHAVHTHVKDQRGRVPDFEFLVPGEGDFDFTAYLRAMHAAGYEGSITAEVSNMVQSKPGYDPFEAAALCFRTLEKAFAEAGVPRP